In Plasmodium chabaudi chabaudi strain AS genome assembly, chromosome: 10, a single genomic region encodes these proteins:
- a CDS encoding pre-mRNA-processing-splicing factor 8, putative, whose translation MSDNEFDQISEDNKSDTNDNPENVNQQYEEQEDAENGSEQNLQNISQNADSGDTNINNINSVHRNVPINEPNLPHAFPNIPPPMPGLPPPNAPGMVPPNIPGMLPPNIPGMPPNMHNMPLMMPPMNYMMPPNMNHFLPPNMMNFPPPPFMMKNNQMKNANYMNNQNMYGQGMEGGAPINNRPPYIQGGPGNINNFGAPGLNNPPFFIPPNVPYMPGYMKMGNNENESGMGPNNIQNPNMDANQQEQGFYPFSNNADGDDANQDNNDGEEGEDDNQTGKKRGKGKLNYQNIDGENYDDHYSFKSNIVGGGKGHHIADESLYGTQEFSIIKEKARRWRMLNSKKYSKKKKYGVVEEKEEMPCEHLRKIIKEHGDMSNKKYRYDKRVYLGALKYIPHAVFKLLENIPMPWEQIKNTKVIYHITGAITFVNETFVVIDPLYIAQWGTMWIMMRREKRDRKHFKRMRFPPFDDEEPPLDYADNILDIEPLECIQMKLDKDEDKSVIDWFYDSKPLLYDKTHINGTSYKKYKLSLEQMGVLYRLGNQLFSDFQDDNYFYLFNLKSFYTAKALNMAIPGGPKFEPLYRDIYEDDEDWNEFNDINKIIIRQQIRTEYKIAFPYLYNNRPRKIAVSKYHSPMCVYIKLEDIDLPPFYFDLIINPIPSYKIRKVSKMAKDNPHFEKFSLKYTRRKFFYEESYENNEAIDAANTTDDNNKKSTGSSTDNEKMARKKKKKHTSDNDKYTKKGHRKDRGNHSDDSYSDRMETSSNSSSQSRRNKRHSKNDKTGKSKGKKDKYEDSYSSDSNSEKSDSERKSRKRNRKRNDDKNSKKRKNPYKDYDNDEDEREESSRSNSEGNTTIVTNKKMKLVVKNVECGMLPLLHNYPLYTERTINGIQLYHAPYPFNKKCGYTRRGIDIPLVQQWFKEHISTNYPVKVRVSYQKLLKCWVLNHLHSKKPKSMKKKYLFKIFKSTKFFQCTEMDWVEIGLQVCRQGYNMLNLLIHRKNLNYLHLDYNFNLKPVKTLTTKERKKSRFGNAFHLCREILRLTKSIVDSHVQYRLGNIDAYQLADGLQYIFAHVGQLTGMYRYKYRLMRQVRMCKDLKHLIYYRFNTGSVGKGPGCGLWAPLWRVWIFFLRGVIPLLERWLSNLLARQFEGRVSKGIAKTVTKQRVESHFDLELRAAVMHDIIDMIPAGLKNNKGKARLILQHLSEAWRCWKANIPWRVVGLPLPVENIIIRYIKLKSDWWINATYYNRERIKRGATVDKTVCKKNLGRLTRLWLKAEQERQHEYLKDGPYVSGEEAVALYTTAIHWFESRKFTHIPFPPLNYKHDTKLLILALEKLKETFTVKNRLNQSQREELGFIEQAYDNPYETLSRIKRHLLTQRAFKEISITFLDLYTHLVPVYEVDPLEKITDAYLDQYLWYEGDLRNLFPNWVKPSDSEPQPLLVYKMCQGINNLHNIWETKNNECVVMLQTQFSKIYEKIDLTLLNRLLRLIVDHNIADYITAKNNTNITFKDMNHINSFGIIRGLQFSSFVFQYYAIIIDLLILGLTRAYDIAGPYNDVNQFLSFQNVNIETRHPIRLYCRYVDKIWILFKFNNDESKDLIQKFLTENPDPNNENVVGYNNKACWPRDCRMRKMKHDVNLGRATFWEIQNRIPRSLTSLDWDHYNTFVSVYSKDNPNLLFSIAGFEVRILPKIRQLSYGINMYTSYINDYSGKGNSGANASNTEASNAYEKNVVISSGTKEGTWKLQNEVTKEITAEAYLKVSEKSMKRFENKIRQILMSSGSTTFTKIANKWNTSLIGLMTYFREAVLDTEELLDLLVKCENKIQTRIKIGLNSKMPSRFPPVVFYTPKELGGLGMLSMGHILIPESDLRYMKQTDNGRITHFRAGLSHEEDQLIPNLYRYISTWESEFLESQRVWCEYALKRSECHNQNKKITLEDLEDSWDKGIPRINTLFQKDRHTLAYDKGWRIRQLFKQYQIIKSNPFWWTNQRHDGKLWNLSNYRTDMIQALGGVEGILEHTLFKGTFFPTWEGLFWEKASGFEESMKYKKLTNAQRSGLNQIPNRRFTLWWSPTINRANVYVGFQVQLDLTGIFMHGKIPTLKISLIQIFRAHLWQKIHESLVMDLCQVFDLNCDLLDIETVQKETIHPRKSYKMNSSCADILLFANYKWGISKPSLLSDEDNIFANNPEIKGTNFNSFANYPYTSNQYWIDIQLRWGDFDSHDIERYSRAKFLDYTTDNLSIYPCLTGVLIGVDLAYNLYSAYGNWFNNLKPLMQKTLQKVIQSNPSLYVLRERIRKGLQLYSSEPTEPYLNTQNYNELFSSQTIWFVDDTNVYRVTIHKTFEGNLTTKPINGAIFILNPKTGQLFLKIIHTSVWIGQKRLSQLAKWKTAEEVASLIRSLPIEEQPKQIIVTRKGMLDPLEVHLLDFPNIIIKGTELNLPFQALLKLNKIGDLILKATQPQMLLFNLYDDWLNNISSFTAFSRLILILRSLHINPQETKILLQPNKNIITQPHHIWPSFNNNQWINLEVQLKDLILNDYAKRNNVHIASLTQNEIRDILLGMEITPPSIQRQQIAELEKTNLDNIEQQMKVTTSKTTTKHGTEIIVSTLSPHEQQTFTTKTDWKIRYLSNNSLLFRTKNIYVNNASTAISSKQDPLSSGSMKNTTISSINDYTYVIAKNLLEKFICISDLKIQIGGFLYGSSPPDNSYVKEIKCILIPPQIGNYQSVTLSNYIPTNKYIENLELLGWIHTETTNCSNTSNHLTTYDMVSHLSFFQEFKMKKKQSDQSKENYSDDDMDGNANNDDNSVDPSKVWDKNKTIILTCSFTPGSCTINAYKLTEEGYSYAKSKKNSAELYSYPNIANLYEQVQILLSNVFVGFFLVPDDNIWNYNLMGIKFNNNHKYAAQLDMPQPFYADIHRPNHFLQFSLLEQQEGDAADVETSFI comes from the exons ATGAGCGACAATGAATTCGATCAAATCTCAGAAGATAACAAGAGTGAT ACAAATGATAATCCTGAAAATGTAAACCAACAATATGAAGAACAAGAAGACGCCGAAAATG GTTCGGAACAAAACTTACAAAATATCTCCCAAAATGCAGATTCTGGTGatacaaatattaataatattaattcaGTCCATCGTAATGTTCCAATAAATGAGCCAAACTTACCCCATGCATTTCCTAACATACCACCTCCTATGCCTGGGTTACCACCACCGAACGCCCCTGGTATGGTACCTCCGAACATTCCCGGAATGCTGCCTCCAAATATCCCAGGCATGCCCCCTAATATGCATAACATGCCACTTATGATGCCCCCAATGAATTATATGATGCCTCCAAATATGAACCACTTTCTTCCGCCCAATATGATGAATTTTCCACCACCTCCATttatgatgaaaaataatcaaatgaaaaatgcgaattatatgaacaatcaaaatatgtatgGTCAAGGCATGGAAGGTGGAGCCCCAATTAATAATAGACCTCCATACATACAAGGGGGCCCGggaaatattaataattttggaGCACCAGGATTAAATAATcctccattttttatacctCCAAATGTTCCATATATGCCTGGCTATATGAAAATGGGCAATAACGAAAATGAAAGCGGTATGGGGCCCAACAATATACAAAATCCTAATATGGATGCTAATCAACAAGAACAAGGATTTTATCCATTTAGTAATAATGCGGACGGTGACGATGCGAATCAAGACAATAATGATGGCGAAGAGGGGGAAGATGATAATCAAACGGGCAAAAAAAGGGGAAAGGGAAAACTGAATTATCAGAATATTGATGGTGAAAATTACGATGATCACTACTCATTTAAGAGTAATATTGTAGGAGGAGGGAAAGGACATCATATAGCAGACGAATCTTTATATGGAACCCAAGAATTTTCCATAATTAAAGAAAAGGCAAGAAGATGGAGAATGCTAAacagtaaaaaatattctaaaaaaaaaaagtatggTGTTgttgaagaaaaagaagaaatgCCTTGTGAGcatttaagaaaaataataaaagaacaTGGTGATAtgagtaataaaaaatatagatatgaTAAAAGAGTATATTTAGGTGCccttaaatatatacccCATGCAGTTTTTAAGttattagaaaatatacCAATGCCATGggaacaaattaaaaatacaaaagttatttatcatataacaGGAGCTATAACATTTGTAAATGAAACTTTTGTTGTTATAGACCCGTTATATATTGCCCAATGGGGTACTATGTGGATTATGATGAGAAGAGAAAAAAGAGATagaaaacattttaaaagaatGCGGTTCCCACCATTTGATGATGAAGAACCACCATTAGACTATGCagataatattttagatATAGAACCATTAGAATGTATACAAATGAAATTAGATAAAGATGAAGATAAAAGTGTTATAGATTGGTTTTATGATTCAAAaccattattatatgataaaactCATATTAATGGTActagttataaaaaatataaattatcattaGAGCAAATGGGGGTATTATACAGATTAGGAAATCAATTATTTAGTGATTTTCAAgatgataattatttttatttatttaacttAAAATCATTTTATACTGCTAAAGCTTTAAATATGGCAATCCCAGGGGGTCCGAAATTCGAACCCTTATACAGAGATATATATGAAGATGATGAAGATTGGAATGaatttaatgatataaataaaattattattaggcAACAAATTAGAacagaatataaaattgcatttccatatttatataacaataGACCAAGAAAAATTGCTGTAAGTAAATATCATTCACCTATGTGCGTATATATCAAATTAGAGGATATCGATTTGCCTCCTTTTTACTTTGACCTTATAATTAATCCCATCCCTTCttataaaattagaaaGGTAAGTAAAATGGCAAAGGATAATCCACACTTTGAAAAGTTTTCTTTGAAATATACAAGAAGAAAATTCTTTTACGAGGAATCTTacgaaaataatgaagctATTGATGCGGCTAACACTACTGacgataataataaaaaaagtacaGGTTCTAGTACGGATAACGAGAAAATGgctagaaaaaaaaaaaaaaaacatactagtgataatgataaatacaCGAAAAAGGGGCACAGAAAGGATCGAGGAAATCACAGTGATGATTCATATTCTGACAGAATGGAAACCAGTAGTAATAGTAGTAGTCAAAGTAGAAGAAACAAACGCCATtctaaaaatgataaaactGGAAAATCCAAAGGAAAGAAGGATAAATATGAGGACAGCTATTCTTCTGATAGCAATTCAGAGAAAAGTGATAGCGAGAGAAAAAGCCGAAAAAGAAACAGAAAACGAAATGATGATAagaatagtaaaaaaagaaaaaaccCATACAAAGATTATGATAATGATGAGGATGAAAGAGAAGAAAGTAGTCGAAGTAACAGCGAAGGAAATACTACAATTGTGACGAATAAGAAAATGAAGTTGGTAGTTAAAAACGTAGAATGTGGAATGCTACCACTTTTGCATAACTACCCATTATACACTGAAAGAACAATCAATGGTATTCAATTGTATCACGCACCTTAtccttttaataaaaaatgtggtTATACTAGAAGAGGTATTGATATTCCACTAGTTCAACAATGGTTCAAAGAACATATATCTACAAATTATCCTGTAAAAGTTCGAGTATCTTATCAAAAACTTTTGAAATGCTGGGTATTAAACCATCTTCATTCTAAAAAACCTAAAAGTATGAAAAAGAAGtatttattcaaaatatttaaaagtaCAAAATTTTTCCAATGTACTGAAATGGATTGGGTAGAAATTGGTTTACAAGTTTGTAGGCAAGGatataatatgttaaacttattaatacatagaaaaaatttaaattatttacatttagATTATAATTTCAATTTAAAGCCTGTTAAAACATTGACTACAAAAGAAAGGAAAAAATCACGTTTTGGAAATGCCTTTCATTTATGTAGAGAAATATTAAGATTAACTAAATCGATTGTTGATTCACATGTGCAATATCGATTAGGTAATATAGACGCATATCAATTAGCAGATGGgctacaatatatatttgcacATGTTGGTCAATTAACTGGTATGtatagatataaatatcgATTAATGAGACAAGTAAGAATGTGCAAAGATTTAAagcatttaatttattatagaTTTAATACCGGATCAGTTGGAAAAGGTCCAGGTTGTGGTTTATGGGCACCTTTATGGAGAGTatggatattttttttaagaggTGTTATTCCATTATTAGAAAGATGGTTATCCAATTTATTAGCTAGACAATTTGAAGGAAGAGTTTCTAAAGGTATTGCAAAAACTGTTACAAAACAAAGAGTTGAAAGTCATTTCGATTTAGAACTAAGAGCAGCAGTTATGCATGATATCATTGATATGATACCTGCgggtttaaaaaataataaaggtAAAGCTAGATTAATTCTACAACATTTAAGTGAAGCATGGAGGTGTTGGAAAGCTAATATACCATGGAGAGTAGTAGGACTTCCATTACCtgttgaaaatattattatcagaTATATCAAATTAAAATCGGATTGGTGGATTAACGctacatattataatagAGAAAGAATAAAAAGAGGTGCAACTGTCGATAAAACagtatgtaaaaaaaatttaggAAGATTGACCAGATTGTGGTTAAAAGCTGAACAAGAAAGACAacatgaatatttaaaagatgGGCCATATGTTTCTGGAGAAGAAGCTGTAGCTTTATATACTACTGCAATACATTGGTTTGAATCGAGGAAATTTACGCATATTCCTTTCCCCCCATTGAATTATAAACATGATACAAAATTGCTAATTCTGGcattagaaaaattaaaagaaactTTTACAGTAAAAAATAGATTAAATCAATCACAAAGAGAAGAGTTGGGTTTTATCGAGCAGGCATATGATAATCCCTATGAAACATTATCACGTATAAAAAGACATTTATTAACCCAACGGGcttttaaagaaatatcaataacatttttagaTCTTTATACCCATCTAGTGCCAGTATATGAAGTAGATcctttagaaaaaataacagaTGCATATTTAGATCAATATTTATGGTATGAAGGAGATTTGCGAAATTTATTTCCAAATTGGGTTAAGCCTTCTGATAGTGAACCACAACCATTATTGgtttataaaatgtgtCAAGGAATAAATAATCTTCATAATATTTGGGAAaccaaaaataatgaatgcGTTGTTATGTTACAAACGCAATTTAgtaaaatttatgaaaaaatcgatttaacattattaaatagGCTACTTCGACTAATTGTTGACCATAATATAGCAGATTATATTACAGCAAAAAATAACACTAATATTACATTTAAAGATATGAATCATATTAATTCATTTGGTATAATAAGGGGTTTAcaattttcttcatttgtttttcaatattatgCTATAATAATTGATCTATTAATTTTAGGTCTTACTAGAGCATATGATATAGCAGGCCCATATAATGACGTTAATCAATTCTTAAGCTTTCAAAATGTGAATATCGAAACTAGGCATCCAATTAGATTATACTGCAGATATGTCGATAAAATATGGATACTTTTTAAGtttaataatgatgaatCAAAAGatttaattcaaaaattCTTAACAGAAAACCCTGAcccaaataatgaaaatgttgtgggctataataataaagcatGTTGGCCAAGAGATTGTAGAATGcgaaaaatgaaacatgATGTTAATTTAGGTAGAGCCACCTTTTGggaaatacaaaatagaATACCACGATCGTTAACTTCATTGGATTGGGATCACTATAACACATTTGTTAGTGTATACTCTAAAGATAATCCTAATTTGCTTTTTTCAATTGCTGGGTTTGAGGTACGTATACTTCCAAAAATTAGGCAACTAAGTTATGGAATAAACATGTATACATCATACATAAATGACTATTCCGGAAAAGGAAATTCAGGAGCAAATGCATCAAACACTGAAGCATCAAATGCATATGAAAAGAATGTTGTAATTTCTTCTGGAACCAAAGAAGGAACCTGGAAATTGCAAAATGAAGTCACAAAAGAAATCACAGCAGAAGCATATTTAAAAGTGTCAGAAAAAAGTATGAAACGATTTGAAAATAAGATAAGACAAATTTTAATGTCATCAGGAAGTACAACATTTACTAAAATTGCTAACAAATGGAATACATCACTAATAGGTTTAATGACATATTTTAGAGAAGCTGTTTTAGATACAGAAGAATTATTAGATTTATTAGtaaaatgtgaaaataaGATACAAACACGTATCAAAATTGGTTTAAATTCTAAAATGCCTTCTAGATTTCCTCCtgttgttttttatacacCTAAAGAATTAGGAGGATTAGGAATGTTATCTATGggtcatattttaataccTGAATCAGATTTAAGATATATGAAACAAACAGATAATGGAAGAATTACACATTTCAGAGCAGGTTTATCACATGAAGAAGATCAATTAATACCTAActtatatagatatatatcaaCTTGGGAAAGTGAATTTTTAGAAAGTCAAAGAGTATGGTGTGAATACGCATTAAAAAGAAGTGAATGTcataatcaaaataaaaaaataactttaGAAGATTTAGAAGATTCATGGGATAAAGGTATTCCAAGAATTAATACACTTTTCCAAAAAGATAGGCATACCTTAGCATATGATAAAGGCTGGAGAATAAGGcaattatttaaacaataTCAAATTATCAAAAGTAATCCCTTTTGGTGGACTAATCAAAGGCATGATGGAAAATTATGGAACTTAAGTAATTATAGAACAGACATGATACAAGCATTAGGAGGAGTTGAAGGAATATTAGAAcatacattatttaaagGAACATTTTTTCCAACTTGGGAAGGATTATTTTGGGAAAAAGCTAGTGGTTTTGAAGAATctatgaaatataaaaaattaacaaatgcTCAAAGAAGTGGTTTAAATCAAATACCAAACAGACGATTTACACTTTGGTGGTCTCCAACAATAAATAGAGCAAATGTATATGTTGGTTTTCAAGTCCAATTAGATTTAACTGGTATATTTATGCATGGAAAAATACCAACTCTTAAAATTTCTTtgatacaaatatttagaGCACATTTATGGCAAAAAATACATGAATCGCTAGTTATGGATTTATGCCAAGTATTCGATTTAAATTGTGATTTATTAGATATTGAAACTGTTCAAAAAGAAACTATCCATCCAAgaaaatcatataaaatgaatagtTCATGTGCAGATATATTACTTTTTGCTAATTATAAATGGGGTATATCAAAACCATCTCTATTATCTGATGAAGATAACATTTTTGCCAATAATCCTGAGATTAAAGGTACTAACTTTAATTCTTTTGCTAATTATCCATACACTTCTAATCAGTATTGGATAGATATACAACTTAGATGGGGAGATTTTGATTCGCATGATATTGAAAGATATAGTAGAGCTAAATTTTTAGATTATACTACAGATAATTTGTCTATATATCCATGCCTAACTGGAGTATTAATTGGTGTCGACTTagcatataatttatattcagCATATGGAAATTggtttaataatttaaagcCACTAATGCAAAAAACCTTACAAAAAGTTATACAATCTAATCCATCTTTATACGTATTAAGAGAAAGAATACGAAAAGGACTACAATTATATTCTTCTGAACCTACTGAAccatatttaaatacacaaaattataatgaacTATTTTCTTCACAAACTATTTGGTTTGTCGATGATACAAATGTATATAGAGTTACAATTCATAAAACATTTGAAGGAAATTTAACTACTAAACCAATTAATGGtgctatatttatattaaatccAAAAACTGgtcaattatttttaaaaattattcataCATCTGTGTGGATAGGACAAAAACGTTTATCACAATTAGCAAAATGGAAAACTGCAGAAGAAGTAGCTTCTTTAATTAGATCACTACCCATTGAAGAACAACCAAAACAAATTATCGTCACAAGAAAAGGTATGTTAGATCCATTAGAAGTTCATTTACTAGATTTTCCAAATATCATAATAAAAGGAACAGAACTTAACTTACCATTTCAagcattattaaaattgaataaAATTGGAGACCTAATATTAAAAGCTACACAACCACAAATGCtgttatttaatttatatgatgattggttaaataatatatcatccTTTACAGCTTTTAGTagattaatattaattttgagAAGTTTACATATAAATCCACAAGAaactaaaatattattacaacccaacaaaaatataataacacaACCACATCATATTTGGCCATCATTTAACAACAACCAATGGATTAATTTAGAAGTACAATTAAAAGATTTAATCCTAAATGATTATgcaaaaagaaataatgtTCACATTGCTTCGTTAACACAAAATGAAATCAGAGATATTTTACTAGGTATGGAAATTACTCCACCATCTATACAAAGACAACAAATAGCCGAATTAGAAAAAACTAATCTAGATAATATAGAACAACAAATGAAAGTCACTACATCGAAAACTACTACTAAACATGGAACAGAAATTATTGTGTCAACATTATCACCCCATGAACAACAAACCTTTACAACAAAAACTGATTGGAAAATTAGGTACTTATCTAATAATTCCTTATTATttagaacaaaaaatatatacgtaAATAATGCTTCTACTGCAATTAGTTCAAAACAAGATCCTCTAAGTTCTGGATCAATGAAAAACACTACTATCAGCTCAATAAACgattatacatatgttatagcaaaaaatttattagaaaaatttatttgtatatccGATTTAAAGATTCAAATTGGTGGATTCTTATATGGTTCATCTCCACCAGATAATTCATATGTTAAAGAAATTAAATGTATACTTATCCCACCCCAAATAGGAAATTATCAATCTGTGACATTATCCAATTATATACCtactaataaatatatagaaaatctAGAATTACTTGGCTGGATTCATACAGAAACTACTAATTGCTCAAACACTAGTAATCATTTGACTACATATGATATGGTCTCacatttatcattttttcaagaatttaaaatgaaaaaaaaacaatcgGATCAatcaaaagaaaattattcaGATGACGATATGGACGGAAATGCAAATAATGATGACAATTCTGTTGATCCATCAAAAGTATgggataaaaataaaacaattatacTTACGTGTTCATTTACTCCTGGTAGTTGTACTATCAATGCCTACAAATTAACTGAAGAAGGATATTCATATGcaaaaagcaaaaaaaattcagcAGAATTATACTCATATCCAAATATTGCTAACCTATATGAACAAGttcaaattttattgtCAAATGTATTTGTTGGATTCTTTTTAGTACctgatgataatatatggAATTATAACCTTATGGGaattaaatttaacaaTAATCACAAATACGCAGCTCAGCTTGATATGCCACAACCCTTTTATGCAGATATACATAGACCAAACCATTTCTTGCAATTCTCTTTGCTTGAGCAACAAGAAGGGGATGCAGCTGATGTTGAGACATcctttatttga